The Cervus elaphus chromosome 9, mCerEla1.1, whole genome shotgun sequence genomic interval GCCAGAGGCCAGGCTGGTGCTGGGGTGCTCTTTGCGCCTGGATAATCAGGAGCATGTGAGCATGTGCAGAGGGGCTCATCCTGACCACTCCACTTTCCTTGTAAcgtatttctttcacttttttgtggtaagtttatatttatgtattttggctgtgttgtgtTTCCTGCTgcgcagacttttctctagttgtggccagcaggGGCTGATTTCTAGTTGTGGTTTGCAGGCTTCTCAATGCTTTGTATTCTCTTGTCGCAGAAcactggctctagagcacatgctcaGTAGTCgtgatgcacgggcttagttgctccgtggcactTGGGTTCCTcgtggaccagggattgaacccatgtggcCTGtgttgacaggcggattcttaaaaactgagccgtcagggaagctcCTCTTTGACATTTATTCTTGGTTCTTTATTTCTTACACTGGAAAGTTTCAGTCCTTCTAGTGTTGATGCATTTAGAGACAGTGTGTCATAGGGTGGGGGGAAGCTTTTGTACTCTTCTGAAGGTAACATCACCAGTCACAGTGACCTCTCTGCACAAGGCTTCGAGTCCTTGTGGCTCTTCTCTTCTCTGCAGTGATTTGCACGCATGCCAGGACTTTACTGGAAAAACTTTCCTGAGTAGCCGTTTCTGACTTGAACCATTCCTATTATGGCTCTGTGGGGCCAACCCCTAATTCTCCCACAGGTTCTGTCTGTGTGGATCAGCACCCACTTCTCCTCAGGTTCTGTCTGTGTGGATCAGGACTCGGTTCTTCTCATGTTCTGTCTGTGTGGACAGGACCTGGTTCTCCCTCAGGTTCTGTCTGTATGGATCAGCACCCAGTTCTCCTCAGGTTCTGTCTTTGTGGATCAGGGCCCGGTTCTCCTCAagttctgtctctgtggatcgGCACCCGCTTCTCCTCAGGTTCTGTCTGTGTGAATCAGGACCCGGTCCTCCTCAGgttctgactgtgtggatcagggCCCGGTTCTCCTCAGGATCTGTCTGTGTGGATCAGGGCCCGGTTCTCCTCAGGTTCTGTCTGTGTGGATCAGGGCCCGGTTCTCCTCAGGGTCTGTCTGTGTGGATCAGGGCCCGGTTTTCCTCAGGGTCTGTCTGTGTGGATCAGGGCCTGGTTCTCAGGTTCTGTCTGTGTGGATCAGGGCCCGGTTCTCCTCAGGATCTGTCTGTGTGGATCAGGGCCCGGTTCTCCTCAGGATCTGTCTGTGTGGATCAGGGCCTGGTTATCCTCAGGATCTGTCAGTGTGGATCAGGGCCCGGTTATCCTCAGGTTCTGTCTGTGTGAATCAGGGCCCGGTTCTGCTCAAGATCTGTCAGTGTGGATCAGGTCCCGGTTCTCCTCAGGATCTGTCTGTGTGGATCAGGGCCCGGTTCTCCTCAGGATCTGTCTGTGTGGATCAGGGCCTGGTTTTCCTCAGGATCTGTCTCTGTGGATCAGGGCCTGGTTGTCAGGTTCTGTCTGTGTGGATCAGGGCCCGGTTCTCCTCAGGATCTGTCTGTGTGGATCAGGGCCCGGTTCTCCTCAGGTTCTGTCTGTGTGGGTCAGGGCCCAGTTCTCCCTCAGGCTCTGTCTGTGAGTGTGGATCGGGGCTGGTTCTGGTCTGGGTCATCAGCACAGTGCAGACACTGTACAGGACCCCAGCTGGCCCACCCCGAGCCCCGGGGCTGTGGGGCTGTGAGCACCTTTACAGGAAGGCACTTGGTGCTCCAGGCCAGGGCACTCAGATGCCGCTTAGTTTGGCTCTCACTGGGAGCGGAGGACTGACTCACAGTGGGTTCTCCCTTCTGGGTTCTGGGGGCTCATTTTCTGAACGCTTTTGCACCCCTCTGCTCTGATGTCATCAGGCTCTTGTTTGCATCGCAtgctggtttcctcagggtggtACTGACCCCTCTCTGTTTTCCAGGTGGCAGAATCGTGTCCTCGAAGCCCTTTGCGCCTCTGAACTTCAGAATAAACAGTAGAAACTTGAGTGGTAAGAACACTTATGTTGCCAGATTCTTAACATGTCTGATTGTCAGCACCTGCAGTGGGTTAAAGCAGGATCCCCGCCAGCAGTGGTGACCTGGGGGCATCCTGGGCCCGGCTCCACTCACTCCATGCAGGATCCTCCGTGTGACAGCCCCTGATGTCCCCAGACATAGCCCCGGGCAGGGCTGTAGGGGTGAGAGTCTTGAGTCCCATGGGAGAGTGACAATGCCCCTTGGGGGCGTGTACAGGGCCTGGGCATCCTTGCAGCCGCCCTGGCTGTCTCATTGGACTCTGAGACTCTTTCAGAGCCCATACTGCAGGCTTGTCCCCACCCTCATCCTCCCTCGGAGGGCCTGGGCGAGGGAGGGCCATGGGCACCTCCCGGGCTGGTGGTTGGGATGCCCAGGCGCCCCGTGACCTGTGGGCCCATTGTGCACAGACATTGGCACCATCATGCGTGTCGTGGAGCTGTCGCCGCTAAAAGGCTCGGTGTCGTGGACGGGGAAGCCAGTCTCCTACTACCTGCACACCATCGACCGCACCATAGTGAGTGGTGCCCGAGCGCCCCTGCCCTGCCTCTCAGCTAACCTGGGGGGGCAGAGGTTGTACTCCCACCCCGGGGTCCGGCGCGTTCCCTGGGCACATCACTGCCTGGCGTTGGTGGGTCTGGGATATGGCTTTCATCTTGCAGGGTTTTCCACCGCTAAtgagactttttcttttccatttttagctTGAAAACTATTTTTCTAGTCTAAAAAATCCAAAACTCAGGGTAAGTTTGTCTGTTTGCCCTTGACTTACAAGCCTGGTTGCTGCTGACCAGGGCCCAAGGGTCCGGTCTGAGGGTCTGGATTTGGGCCTGGGCACCAGGGGCCCCTGGCTGTGACAGCCTTGACTTGAGCAGTTTCaacaatttgggggaaaatagGTTGATAATAGGTTGAAAATAGTtaacattttgaaacattttgctGCCCCTTGGTCCCTGTCGGTTTGTCCCTGAACCTTGTGGGATGTGTGTCCCAGCATCCCAGCATCTTTCTCTTTGGAGGCTCAGATGAGCCTGTGAGCCTGGAGGAGCCCCTGCCTGGGTGCCTCCTACCACGCTAGGACCTCAGGTCACAGTGTGGGGACTACCACCCATCCAAGACAGAACGGCTTTGTGGGCAGCACTGTACTCCCTGCTGGTGCTCCAGGGTGTCCCTCAGCCCTCTTCATGGACAGAGCATCCCCAAGTGGGGAAGCagctgtggggacctcagggaggccaggccaggccatcCGGCACCTCCTCACTCTGCACCCAGGCTCTGCCTTCAGTAACTTTTCCTTGTGATCTGAAGGCTGCTGGGGTCCTGGCAGAGACAGGGTGTGGGTGTTGTTTTTCCCTGCACCATCATCAAGGGTGCAGATGAGCGGAACCTGGCTGACCACCCCCGGGAGCCTGAGCTCTGGGGCCCCTGGAGGCAGGGGGGTCCTACGGTGCCTGAGCTTCAGGAGATGCCCCCTGCCTGCCCACCAGGAGGAACAAGAGGCAGCTCGGCGCCGGCAGCAACGGGAGAACAAGAGCAACACAACCACGCCCACCAAGGTGCCCGAGAGCAAGGCAGCTGTGCCCGCGGACACCCCCGTGGTGAGTCCCTACTCTGATCGGGGAGGGAGCCAGGCCGCCCTCAGAGCCCACACCTCTGGCCAGTCCTTCATGCGGGTTTCCACCAGGACTCTGGTGCTGAGGAGGAGAAAGCTGGGACGGCCGCTGTcaagaagccatctccctccaaGGCCCGGAAGAAGAAGCTGAACAAGAAGGGCCGGAAGATGGCGGGTCGGAAGCGCGGGCGCCCCAAGAAGATGAGTGCCACCAACCCCGAGCGCAAGCCCAAGAAGACCCAGAGCGCACTGGACCTGCTGCACGCCCAGACTGTGTCACGAGCGGCCTCCCCCTTGCCGCAGGGTGAGCCCTGCCCCCCGTGCTGTGGGATCCCAGGAGTGCCATGGGGTCCTTGGGCAGAAGCTGCTGTGCCAGTGTCGTGTGCATGCTGCGTGGGTACGCCCAAGCTCTGAACCTTCCTGAGGAAGGAACCACCTCGGGTCCCCTCGGGCCATTGGTGTGGTCAGCTTGGCCCGGCCATGAGGACCCAGCCATCTGCCTGGGAGCAGGTCCTGGGACCTTGGCTTCCCACGCTCCTAGTCCTGGCAGGAGGCTTGGCTCAGAGTGAGTGGCCAGGTCACGAGCATGTGCGGCTTAGCGTCTGGTGGTTGGGGCTGTGGGAATTGTGTTGAGTCCTGTTGTTGGGGCACTGGGGGCTCTGCAGTGGCCTTCCGGGACCCATTTATGGGATTGTGATCACTGCTGTGTCCCCGCAGATGCGCACAGGCCACCTCACAGCCCATTCTACCAGCTACCTCCCAGCGTGCAGCGGCCTACCCCCGAGCAGCTGCTGCTGGCACCCACCCCGCCCGCCCTGCACAGGCTGCTAGGTGAGCACCAGCCGGGCCCACGGGTCAGGGAGGGCGAGCAGCAGCTGGTCTGCACCCCAGCAGGAACCCCATGCCATGCAGCCGAGCACACCACCTCCACGGCTCGGGCTTATCCTGCCAGGGGACTCCCGGGTTCTGGGATCACCAGGGCCCGTGTGGCGGTCTGAGGCTAAGGTTCTGCCCCAGAGGACACTGGGCCACCCTGGGGGCTGCTGGCATTGAGTGAGTGGGGCCAGGGAGGCAGCTCCACCCCCCAGAGAATGGCCTCCGTGTCCAAGGTGCAGGGATCCCACGGGACCAGACCCCATTCTGCCAACTTGAGCTTGCACTCATGGGCGAGGGCAGGCTGCGTTGAGATCACTCAGCTCTAGAAGCTGGGTGAAGGAAACCCTTTACAACCTTGGGAGCTATCAGTTTTCTGAACAGCAGTAGCATATGTTTACCAAGAAAAACTGGCAGATTAGCCAACCAAAACCCACACGTGTGGGGAAAAAGGAAACATGGGCTGGTGATGGCCAGGAGCTTCGAGGGACCCCAGGAGGGGGCGACCCCAGGTTGGGGGCAGAGCCCCGTCCCCAAGCCCTGAGGGGCTTGTGTTCATGAACCCCACCCATGCCTTGAGCCTCGGCGGGATCTTTCCTATGTTGACATCCAGTCTGTTTTCTCCTTACAGAGTCCTTCAAGATTCAGTACCTACAGTTCCTGGCATACACGAAGACCCCTCAGTACAAGGCCAACCTGCAGCAGCTGCTGGACCAGGAGAAGGTGCGGCCCCCGTGCTGCCGGCCAAGTCCCCCGGGGCGGGGCACTCATCCCCCACCTCAGGGCCCAATGGCCCCGTGGTTGCCCTGGCCCTGCTGCGATGGCTGAGGCGTCCTCATCTGGGGAAAGTGTCCCCCCGTGCTGAGAGGCGTCTAGGTAGCCCTCAGCCTGGGCATGTCCCCGGCAGCCACAGTCAGGTCCAGCGTGGGCATGGCTCTCTGGAGGGTGGGTGGCATAAGGCCCTGTGATCCTCATAAACAGGACCTCAAGCCACCACTGTGTGGCACCACGTTCTGGGGTGAAGCCCTCACGGGGGTCTGGACGGTCTGCTTGCGGTTCCCCCATCTCGCCCCCGCCATGGTCCTTGCGCTTATCAGCCCTGCCCTACAGGAGAAGAATGCCCGGTTGCTAGGCGCAGCGCAGCAGCTGTTCGGCCACTGTCAAGCTCAGAAGGAAGagatcaagaggctcttccagCAGAAACTGGACGAGGTAGACTGGTCCCTGCCCTGGCTGCCGGGGGGCCTGGCAGATGACCCCCAGTGCTGAGCTGTGGGCGAGCGGGTGGGCAAGGTGAGGGGGGCAGGACCCCAGCTCAGACAGCTGATATCCAGCTGGACTGTTGCCCTTCCAGTGCTTCTGACTCTGAAAGTTTCCCTCAGGGGACTCCCTGGGGTTCAGTGGTTGACACTTTGCTGTCCAGTACAGGGGccacggttttgatccctgagcagggaactaagatctcgaaTGCCTtgcggccaaaaaaccaaaaacataaaacagaaagaatattgtaacaagttcagtaaaatctttaaaaatggtccgCGTCAAAGAAAACGAGGGGAAGTCTGCACGTGGCCCCGTGAGTGCCCACCTGGGCCGTGGTGTGTCCTCAGCTGGGAGTGAAGGCGCTGACCTACAACGACCTGATCCAAGCGCAGAAGGAGATCTCGGCTCACAACCAGCAATTGAGGGAACAGACAGAGCAGCTGGAGAAGGGCAACCGGGAGCTGAGGAGCCAGAGCCTGAGACTGGTGAGCACTCTGGGCCGGGCGGGACCCCTCTTGCCCCCGTCCACCATCAGGATGCTCGAACGGCATCTGGCACATCTCAGACTCAGGCTCTGATCTTCACTGCCAGGGCACCCTCAGCCCTTCCCCCACCTACAGCCCAGGGATCCTGAGCCCACATCACCCTGTGTGCTGGGCCTCACCTGCTGGGAGTGCCCTGTCTCCTCTCCTAGATGTCCCTCACTTGCTCCTGCAGGGTGTCCTTCCTGGGGACCCATCTCCTCAGCCCCGCCTCCAGAAGCAGCTCTGCTCTGTGCTTTGAGGGTGCGGGCTTGGGGTTGGGCAACTCCTGCTCCTCCGTGCCCCAGCTGTGTACACAGGGGCTCCTCCCAATCTCCCACTGCAGGCACACCTGGGTAGGAACCGTCCACCAGAGCCCCTCCCAACCTCCCCCAGCTGTGCATACCTGGGTGGGGGCTGCCCGCCAGGGCTCACAGCCCAACACCCTCCCCACAGCTCAAGGCACGGTGTGAGGAGCTGAAGCTGGACTGGTCCACGCTGTCCCTGGAGAATCTGCTGAAGGAGAAGCAGGCCCTGAAGAGCCAGATCTCAGAGAAGCAGAGGCACTGCCTGGAGCTGCAGGTAAGGCTGGGCTGGGGATTGGAACCTCCTTCATtgcccccatccccactccctgGCCCACCTGCAGAGACGCCTTCCCCTCGACTGCATCTCCCAGCACCAGATCCTGGGAATTTTTTGAGGGATCTCTGACCACAGAGCACTCACGGTGAACTGGTGTCCACTGAGATCCCTTTGAGGATGTGTCCCGAGCACACACCTCCCCAGAGCAGCTTTCTGCTGAGTCATAGCCCATATGTCACAGAAACGAGGTTTATTGCCCAAGCCTGTGTGTGGTGGGGCCTGCGGGAGGGGTCTCAGGAGGGAACGCTCTGGGTTCTGACCTTCCTCTGTAATTGAAAATCAAGAAGCAGCCTGTTTGTTGTGGGGAAAAGCCAAACATACAGTTCCTTGAGCCCTGGCCCACCCAGGACAGCTGCTATCCTGATATCTTACCCTGGCAGTCGCCATGGTGGCCACGGAGCCTGGGCTCCTTACCACCTCTGTGCACCTGCGCCCCACTCTGATGCTCATTCATCTGTCAGCTCTCCAGCCACgtccccctctctctcctggaTGGTCCTGGCTGGCGGGGTGCTGGGCTTGGGGCTGGACAGGCCTGACTCCCCCCCACTCATCCCACAGATCAGCATTGTGGAGCTAGAGAAGAGCCAACGGCAGCAGGAGTTGCTGCAGCTCAAGTCCTGTGTGCCGCCTGATGAGGCGCTGACCCTGCAGCTTCGTGGAAAGCCAGAGGCCGAGCCTGGCCGGCTGCACTTAGAGCTGGACTGCGCCCGCTTCTCCCTGCCGCCCTTCAGCAGCTTGAGCCCCGAGCTCTCCATGAATGGCCACGCGGCCGGCTATGAGCTCTGCAGCGCACTGGGTCGGCCCTCGCCCAAGCAGAACACCCCCCAGTACCTGGCCTCCCCACTAGACCAGGAGGTCGTGCCCTGCACCCCCAGCCACAGTGGCCGGCCACGACTGGAGAAGCTGTCTGGGCTGGCCCTGCCTGACTACACCAGGCTATCCCCTGCCAAGCTGGTGCTGCGGCGCCATCTGAGCCAGGACCACGCGGCCAGCGGCAAGGCAGCTGCTAGTGAGCTGCACCCACGGTGAGTGCAGGCTGGCGTCAGGGGCTTGGAGGCCCCGCGGGTCTTCTGAGCTGGAGATCATCAGTTTGGAAGAGaatcaggggtgggaggggggttcaggatgcggaacacatgtaaattcatggctgattcatgtcaatatatggcagaaaccactacaatattgtacagtaattagcctccaactaataaaaataattggggaaaaaaaaaaaatggaagagaattGGGGGTTTGCCAGGCCAGGGCTGTCAGCTCTGAACACAAAGCTGCAGCCGTGGGGGGCTCCCCAAAGAGTGACGGAGGACACGCCTTGTTTCTAGAGCCGAGCATGCCAAGGAGAACGGGCTCCCTTACCAGAGCCCTGGCATCACCAACGGCATCAAGCTGAGCCCACAAGACCCCCGACCTTCATCCCCCACGGCTTTACAGATGGGAGAGAAGGGCCCCGAGAAGGTGAGGCTGCTCTCCGAGAGCATCTGtggccctgggtggggaggggattcTCGAAGGAGGTCCTGCAGGAGGGGGCAGCATGGCCACCCGACTGTACCCTTGCCCTCAGGTGAGGCTGGGAGAGAGCTCAGTCcctggggatgggaggagagggtggttGAGCAGCAGGGTGGGCCCGCCATGGGTGGAGGCTGCTGACTGGTGGGTCTGGCCAGTTGGGAGaatgggttggggtgggggatggttggAATTCCCGGTGTCCCCGGGGCAGTGCCCGAGGCCACTGTCCTGGTCGGCAGGGTGTGAAGGAGCGTGCCTACGCCAGCAGTGGGGAGGCCATCACCAGCCTGCCCGTCAGCATCCCGCTGAGCACCGTGCAGCCCAGCAAGCTGCCCGTCAGCATCCCTCTGGCCAGCGTGGTGCTGCCCAGCCGCGCCGAGAAGGCGGTGAGTGCAGCCCTTGGCCCAAGCCTGCTGCCCCAGGCCTCGTGTGCATGCACAGGCAGAGCCACAGGCCTGTCCTTTCTCCGCGAGGCCCAGTCACTTTCTGTTCAGTTACTCGCAGTTACACCTTCAGCGTGCTGCAACACCTGAGAAAAAGAGCACCGATTCCCAGTAAGGTTTCCAACTTTACCCTTAGATCTGAGTGTGCCTGGTGACAGTgcgagtggagagagagagattcctgGTTCTGTAGAAGCTGCCCTGTCCTCCGAGTCCACACTTGCGTTCTCCCTCACACGCATGCACTTGGGAGTTACACTTTGTGTAGAGCAGGCTGGGCTTTGTGTTTATGGAGGTGTCATTCACACAGAACTCATCCATCTAAGGTGTTCAGCGCAGGGGTCTTCAGTGTGTTCACCAGTCTTGCAGCCAGCTCTGCTTTAGAACGTTCTGTGCCCCAAGAGGAAGCCCATCCCCATCTGCATCACCCCTctaccctctccccagcccctgacagTCAGTACCCCACTCTGTCTGTGGTTTGGCCTGTTCAGGACATTTCCCGTCCGTGGAATCACATActgtgtgtccttctgtgtctgcctcTCTCACTGAGCGTCGTGTCCTGAGGGTTCATCCACATGGGAGCGAGTGTCAGGGCTTCtctcctttttgtggctgagggATGGTCCAGGTGTGGAGGGACACACGTGTTTATCCTCTGTGGATGGTCATTTGGGTTGTATGCACTTTGGGGCTGTTGTAAATCACACTGCTGTGGACGTGTGTGAGCGAGTATTGTGTGGACAGTTGTTTCTATCTGGCTTCACCTAGGAGTGGAGTTGCTAGATCAGGTCATGACCACCGCCCTCACTGCTGTCCCAGCCATTTAGAGCTGAGGTCAGACATCTGCACCTCACCTTGTGAAAGCCTTCTGGTGGCTGACTGCCAGGCTCACCTGCGTGGCTGTCGCCCTTCTGGGCTTGCTGCCTCGGGCCATGGGGACGTCCTGTGGCGTGTGCCCAGCTGGGTGTGTGCCTGGCTTGGCTGACAGTGTGCGCCTTCTTTTTGCAGAGAAGCACACCCAGCCCTGGGCCGCCGGCCCGAGAGTCGTCATCCACGCTGGAGAAGCAGGTGGCTGCTAACGCCCATGGTACCGGGGGCAGTGCTTCCGGGAGCAAGAGCCTCGCCCTGGCTCCCACAGGTGAGGGTTCCCAGAGGCCAGGCCTGGCCCCTCCAGCCTCAGGGTCTGAGCCACATCAGGGCCATCCTCAGCTGCACGCACACTGGGGTCCCGCCCGGCTTGTGTCAGACAGCCATGCTCGGCCAGGGCCTGGTCCTCTGGGAGATCTGATGGGGCTTCTGTGTGGGGCCAACTGTGTACTTGGGGGCCTGCCGCCTAGATGGTCCCTGTCGCTGATGTGAAGCAGGCAGCTCCAGCACTCATCTCAACGCCGCTGCTCTTGTGTGGGGCGGGCATCTCTGCTGGCGGTGCCCAGGGTCCACTCAGCATGTGCATGGGCTCCAGGCCCCCGACTGTCGCAGGcccagaggtggggaggagggcacaGTGAAGGCCCAGGGGTGCCAAGCAGGCAGAGAGCTGAGCCACCACCTCATGTGTCCTCCGCAGGATATGCATACACCGGCTCGGTGGCCATCAGTGGGGCCCTAGCGGGCAGCCCGGCACCCCTCGGCCCTGGAACCGAGCCCCCAGCCCTGGACGAGTCCTCCAGCTCTGGAAGCCTCTTTGCCACCGTGGGGTCCCGCAGCTCCACCCCGCAGCACCCGCCCCTGCTGACGCAGCCACGTGCCTGTGGCTCGGCCTCACCGGCCCCCCAGCTCTCCGCCAGCCCCCGGCTAGGCGCCCTGGGCCCGCTTCCTGACTCTGGCAAAGGGGACCTGCCCTGTGAGGCCAGCTTCTCAGACCCTGAGAGCGAAGCCAAGAGGAGGATCGTCTTCACCATCTCGGCAGGCGCCAGCAGCGCCAAGCAGTCACCTTCCAGCAAACACAGCCCTCTGCCTTCGGGTGCCCGCGGGGATGGTGGCCAGGGCCATGGGCCAGACAGCCGCAAGCGGGGCCGGAGGAAGCGGGCATCAGCGGGGACCCCCAGCCTGAGCTCGAGTGTGTCCCCCAAGCGCCGGGCCTTGCCATCTGTTGCTGGGCTTTTCACGCAGTCTTCAGGGTCCCCCCTGAACCTCAACTCCATGGTGAGGCGGGAGCAGCGTGCTGGGGCTGGGTGGCTGATGCAGGCGCATGCTGGGCCTGCTGGAGCTCATGCATGTGCCCGGCCCTCAGGTCAGCAACATCAACCAGCCCCTGGAGATCACAGCCATCTCGTCCCCTGAGAGCTCCCTAAAGAGCTCACCCGTCCCCTACCAGGACAACGACCAACCACCCGTGCTCAAGAAGGAGAAGCCCCTGAGCCAGACCAATGGCGCCCACTACTCCCCGCTGACCTCGGATGAGGAGCCAGGCTCTGAGGATGAGCCCGGCAGTGCCAGGCGAGTGGGCTGCGGTGAGGGGGGGCAGGTCCTGACTGCAGGTCTTCACGCTGACCTGCAGCTGTGTCCTCTCTCAGGGCACATCTGGGATGGTTTAACTGTGTGAGAAACAGCCCGCAAGGGCCCAAGGCTTTTGAGAGCACCTCGCTGCCTATGTGTGGGGCGAAGCTGAGCCCGAGCCTGCAGCCCACGTGCAGGTGTCACGTGTCGGCAGAGAGGAGGGCGGGCAGCGGGTGGGAGAGCTGGAAGCAGGTGCGCAGGCTCCGGTCCACTCACCTGATGGGGATcaaggctttttttccccttctttttcccTTTGACAGTGGCTGTGTTAGGTGTAACTCACATAATATACCACCTGCTTAAAATGTGCAAGCAAGGGTTTCTGATGTATTCTTGGGGTTGTGCAAACATCACCACTCTCAATTTTAGGGCAAtttcatcacctcagaaagattccccagcccctcctccagcccctggccccaccatctacttcctgtctctgtggcTCTGACTCCTCTAGGACCTCCTGTGAGTGAAATCAGATAGAgtgtgtctttctgtgtctgcttctcttactgagcatcatgtcctcaaggctcatccaggttgtagcaggtgtcagaaCCTCCTTTTTTAAAGCTGCATCATATTCCACGGTGTTGATGGACCACGTTGTGTTTACCCATCATGGATGCTTGGGTTGCTTTGTTTTTAGCTACTGTGAATCATGCTGGTCTGGATGTTGGTATGTGCGGTTTTATTTGAAAGCGTGTTTATTGtttgtggcactagtggtaaagaacctgtctcccagtgcaggagacataagagatatgggttcagtccctggactgggaagataccctgggggagggcatagcaacccactccagtattcttgccaggagaatcccatggacagaggaacttggcgggctagtccatggggtggggtcacaaaaagttggacacaacagtgATTAGCTCACACAGGCCCTAGGTGTGGAatttgctggatcatgtgatGAGTCTGTGCTTAACTTTTAAGGATCCTTCCGACTTCCCACAGTGGCTGCCCCATCTCACTCCTGCCAGCTATGCACGGGGCGCCAGTTTCTCCTCGTCCTCGCCCTCATGTGTCATCTTCTGGGTCTGTGTTCCATGCAGCAGCTCTGTCTCTATGGGTGTGTGGTGGTGTCCTCTTGGTTCCGACCTCTTCTCCCCAGGGGCCAGCGGCACTCCATGTCTCATCTCTTCCTTGGAGAGATGTCACATCACGGCCCGTGCGTGATTCGGGTTATGCTGCTAAGTCCTGAGAGCTCTTTATTTGTTCTCACATGTGACCCCTCACCAGGTAGGGGCCTGCAGCTGTGTCCTCCGATCCTCGGTGTGTGGTCACTGTGGTGCTGGTGTCCACTGAGGCACAGGAGTGCTATGTTCTGAACAGGCCCCATGCACCATGATTTGTGGTGTTTCTTTAGTCGGCTGTTCCCGGTGTTGTCTGAGTTCATTCTTCCACATACAAACATTACATTGTGAAAATACTGGATTATTTTGGGAGTTGTGTCTCTGGAGGTCATGGTCCTTTGGGACGGCCCCTAAGAATCCTTATGTGTGAAGCCACACCATTATGTCACCGGTTGCAACTTGCTGGGGGGATCATTATGTGCTCAGCACCATGTCATCCCCCTCCGCGGACGACACAGTCTTGTGGCTCAAGAGCCCGTTCCTCTC includes:
- the DOT1L gene encoding histone-lysine N-methyltransferase, H3 lysine-79 specific isoform X6, with product MGEKLELRLKSPVGAEPAVYPWPLPVYDKHHDAAHEIIETIRWVCEEIPDLKLAMENYVLIDYDTKSFESMQRLCDKYNRAIDSIHQLWKGTTQPMKLNTRPSTGLLRHILQQVYNHSVTDPEKLNNYEPFSPEVYGETSFDLVAQMIDEIKMTEDDLFVDLGSGVGQVVLQVAAATNCKHHYGVEKADIPAKYAETMDREFRKWMKWYGKKHAEYTLERGDFLSEEWRERIANTSVVFVNNFAFGPEVDHQLKERFANMKEGGRIVSSKPFAPLNFRINSRNLSDIGTIMRVVELSPLKGSVSWTGKPVSYYLHTIDRTILENYFSSLKNPKLREEQEAARRRQQRENKSNTTTPTKVPESKAAVPADTPVDSGAEEEKAGTAAVKKPSPSKARKKKLNKKGRKMAGRKRGRPKKMSATNPERKPKKTQSALDLLHAQTVSRAASPLPQDAHRPPHSPFYQLPPSVQRPTPEQLLLAPTPPALHRLLESFKIQYLQFLAYTKTPQYKANLQQLLDQEKEKNARLLGAAQQLFGHCQAQKEEIKRLFQQKLDELGVKALTYNDLIQAQKEISAHNQQLREQTEQLEKGNRELRSQSLRLLKARCEELKLDWSTLSLENLLKEKQALKSQISEKQRHCLELQISIVELEKSQRQQELLQLKSCVPPDEALTLQLRGKPEAEPGRLHLELDCARFSLPPFSSLSPELSMNGHAAGYELCSALGRPSPKQNTPQYLASPLDQEVVPCTPSHSGRPRLEKLSGLALPDYTRLSPAKLVLRRHLSQDHAASGKAAASELHPRAEHAKENGLPYQSPGITNGIKLSPQDPRPSSPTALQMGEKGPEKGVKERAYASSGEAITSLPVSIPLSTVQPSKLPVSIPLASVVLPSRAEKARSTPSPGPPARESSSTLEKQVAANAHGTGGSASGSKSLALAPTGYAYTGSVAISGALAGSPAPLGPGTEPPALDESSSSGSLFATVGSRSSTPQHPPLLTQPRACGSASPAPQLSASPRLGALGPLPDSGKGDLPCEASFSDPESEAKRRIVFTISAGASSAKQSPSSKHSPLPSGARGDGGQGHGPDSRKRGRRKRASAGTPSLSSSVSPKRRALPSVAGLFTQSSGSPLNLNSMVSNINQPLEITAISSPESSLKSSPVPYQDNDQPPVLKKEKPLSQTNGAHYSPLTSDEEPGSEDEPGSARIERKIATISLESKSPPKTLENAGGSLTGRKAPLASEPVNSSKWKSTFSPISDLGLAKAADSPLQAASALSHNSLFAFRPGLEEPSAADAKLATHSRKSFPGTLPGAGGLSPSSLPASSFALGGGLAADLSLHSFSDGASLSHKAPEAAGLGAPLSFPGPRGKEGGAAESGPFANKRQLDGLGPKGEGGLPTCGPPDKASTAHSKAGKGREREPDVKNGHNLFMAAAAAPPAGLLSGPGLAPAASSAGGAAPSVQTHRPFLGTFAPGPQFALGPMSLQANLGPSVLQSLFSSVPAAGLVHVSTAATRLTNSHAMGSFSSGVAGGAVGGSLPGPPEGGEAVPACPFGSTLRPPPRSFSRNAAVTVVWAEHSGVSLTTRCLPPPPIRLEPVSAVGLHVAAPR